The Limnospira fusiformis SAG 85.79 genomic interval GTAGCTGACCAGCTATAGCCTTAACTGGCTCCGTTCAGAGCAAGAGTTAAAGTTCCTACCCGGGAATGCGTGCTAGTTCCAGGCCCTAGAACCGAATCGTTAAACATCTCTAAGGGGTTAAGGACGTGCGATTTGGATAGTACCGACTCTGAACATTGGCGTTCGCGCAGCGTGCGCGTTAGCGCAAGCGCAAACATTACCCCGCAAGGGAGTCGGAGCCAACCATAGCTCCATGGAGGGGCAACCATACCCCTCCACCCCGCAAGGGGGTGCTGGCGGCGGTCAGCCGCTTGAGTCGGTTTTCCTCTCCGTGATCAATCACGGAGCTTCCAACCCTCCCAGGAGTTTTACGTGAAACAACCCCCCCTTTTCCGAGGACCCGGCGTGAACTGGATCATCCTTAGCACGCCAGTGTCCGACCCCACTCAAGCAGCCGTCCTATCCCTTCCCCTACCTGTACCAAGGTATTCGTTTCTCGGAGCCAGAATTTAATCCAAGATTTGCTTGACATCTTAGGACAATAAGCTACAATACCCAAAAAGATTCGCAACTCAATAATGAGTATACGGTCAAACCCCAGACCATGCCAAATTTCCTTGACGACATACTCATCAAGTCGGATTCTTCATGGTAAAATCCAATCATGCCTTACAAAGCTTTCCGGACAAAACTAAAACTCAATGACCGTCATCGCACCTTGATGGCCAAACACGCGGGGTATGCTCGATTTGTGTTCAATTGGGGATTACACTTATGGATGTCAGCTTATGAAGAGGGACTCAAGCCTAACGTCAACTCCATCAAAAAGGTTTTTACTCATTATGTGAAACCTCAATATCCTTGGATGTCCGAATTGTCTTCTAAAGTTGATCAATATGCCTTCATTAATCTAGGGGATGCCTTTAAGCGCTTCTTCAAGGGAATAAGCAGTTATCCTAAATTTAAGAAGAAAGGCCACCATGATAGTTTTACGCTTGACAATTCCGGAAAGCCATTCAAGTTGTCAGGAACTCGCCATAAGCTGCCTTTTGTGGGCTGGGTTTCTACATTTGAGGCTCTACCACCCAGTCTAGTTAAGAAAGTCACTATAACGCGCCAAGCAGGTGACTGGTATATGAGCTTTTTCGTAGAAATCAGACCAGAAATCACACCGAAATTCCGAGAGAGAATCGGGGTAGACCTAGGAATTAACAATTTGGCGACTTGCTCCGATGGGACCCAATTCTCTAATCCCAAGGCTTATAAAGCAGCCACCAAAAAACTAGCCAGATTACAACGCCATTTAAGTCGCAAAGTCAAAGGCTCAAAAAATCGGGCTAAATGTCTCTTAAAAGTTCAAAAGCTACATCAAAGAGTCGCTAATATTCGCCGTGACACGATTCATAAAATAACTACTTTTTTGGCTAAAAACCACAGCCAAGTAGTCATTGAAGATTTGAATGTGTCAGGTATGCTGAAAAATCATTGTTTGGCGGGTTCTATCGCTGATGCTTCATTTTATGAGTTCCGTCGTCAACTAGGTGACAAGGCAGAACGTTATGGTTCAAAGTTGATTATTGCCGATAGATTTTATCCATCCAGTCAACTGTGTTCTAATTGCGGTTATCGTCAAAAAATGCCCCTAGTCCGTCGGACTTTTGAATGTCCAAACTGTGGCCTGAAGATTGATAGAGATTTGAACGCCAGTATAAATTTAGAAAAATCGCCTGGTTCAGACGATTACACTTGTGGACGGGGTGCTGCCGACAGTCCCGGACGAAGCCAGAAATAAACGTCAATATCCGGCTATGTCCGGTTTTGTTTAAGTTTTATAGAGCAGATTATTTAATGAGACTTTAAACCCAGTTTTTCGGTAAGATGTTTAAGATGCCTGATTGATCTAGGAGAAACGTAGAGCATGAGTCGGGGAGAAGGTCGCAAACTGAAACTAATGGTCGTCGATGACGAACCCGATAACCTAGACCTGCTGTTCAGGACGTTTCGCCGTGATTTCAAAGTCCACAAAGCCGATAGCGCCCTAACAGCCCTCGAGATTCTTGATCAAGAGGGAGAAATGGCTATTATCATTTCCGATCAGCGGATGCCTGAAATGAATGGGACAGAGTTTCTCGGTAAAACCGTTGAACGCTTTCCCGACACTATCCGTATTTTGCTGACCGGATATACTGATGTCGAAGATTTGGTCGAAGCTATCAACTCCGGTCAAGTCTTCAAATATATCACCAAACCTTGGAATCCAGAGGAACTGCGAACCGTTGTTCAGCAGGCCTCCGAAACCTATAAATTTTTTAAACAGCGCACTAACGCCCTGCGTCGGTCTTTGAAACGAGAGCGGCTATACAATGATGTGGTAATTGCCTTGCGCGAGTCTCTCGACTACGCAAGTATGCTGCAAACCATTGCAGATACCGTAGGTGAAACCTTTGAAGCCTTTGCTTGTAAGGTCAAACCTATCGAATCGGGATCTTTGTCAGAACAGGAGTTCTCTTATCAAGGTGAGTCGCACCCGGAACCCGAAAATACCATAGCCTTGATGCAAGCCGCTGTAGAAACCCGTCAAACCCAGATACCAGGCTGTCAGGGAGATGATAGCATCAGCCAAATTGTTGTTCCCCTTACCTATCAACACGACCTGTTAGCGGTTTTAGCCGTTTACCGCCATGCCGCAGACCAACCCTGGTCCGAAGAGGACATTCAACTGCTAGAAGTAGTTTCCGAACAAGCATCTCTCGCCCTGTCTCAAGCTAGACTATATCAACGTACCCTAGAACTCGCCGAGCAAATGCAGAGTGAGTTAAAGGTGGCTCGTCAAATTCAGATGAATTTACTCCGCCAAAGTTGGCCGGAATTTGACAATCTGAAGCTACAAGCCTGCTGCTATCCAGCTAGAGAAGTTGGGGGCGATTTCTTTGAGGTCTATATCCACTCTATGGGGGATATTTGGGTGGCTTTGGGGGATGTTTCCGGGAAGGGAGTTCCCGCCGCTTTGTTTATGGCTAGTGCCATTTCTGTCTTGCGCCGAGAACTCTCTCAAGATACCTCCCCAGAACCAGAACAGGTAATGCACAATCTTAATAGTATCTTATCTGATGATTTGATTGGCAATAACCACTTTATTACCATGGTTTTGGCTCGCTACACACCCGCAACAGGAGAAATATCCTATGCTAACGCTGGACATATCTACCCCCTGATTTGGGATCATCGTACCCTCCAACAACAAAACCTTAATGGTCATGGCAATGTCACAGTTGAGCCGATTTTTCTCAAGGAACGGGGTATTCCTTTAGGGATTCTTCCGGTCTGGCGCGGAAATGTAGGTAGTCGTGTCTTGTCCCCTGGAGATGTATTTTTACTCACCAGTGATGGAATTACAGAGGCTACTGTGCTACAACAAGGCAATGATGGTAATTCCGCTCGTGCCATGCTGCAACAGGAGGGGTTATGGCAACTCCTAAAACAACAAACTAGCCTATTAAATTTAGAGGCTTTACTGGCTTCCATCCGTGAACAAAATCCGGTTCAGGAGGACGATCAAACCATACTCTCTCTGGAGGTTGTGTCAACAGATGATCACTGAGTTACAGGTGCCGAGCGATATTCGGTTTTTAGAAGTTGTTGAACACTGGCTATTAAGCAGTTTGGAAGTCCAGTTAGGGGACTCGGTGGATTGGCCCCGTCAGTCGAATCGGTTTCGCCTAGTCCTAGCTGAAGCCTATTCTAATGTCATTCGCCATGCTCACCGCGATCAGCCTGAACTTCCGGTGATTATTCGCCTAGAACTTGATCAGGGTGACATTCGCCTGGAAATTTGGGATCAGGGTAAGGGGTATCAAATGAGTGATTATGAACCACCGTTACCGGAAGATAAGCCAGTACATGGCTATGGGTGGTTGATTATGAAGCGCCTAATGGATCGGGTTGATTATAAACTTGAAACTGATGGCCGTAATTGTTTGGAGTTACAGGCTAGTTTGGGTTCTAAGGAGTCCTCGTCTTGACACTCTAACCCCACCCCCCCTAGGGTGGCATTGGCTCGATGATTAATCACTTGGAACTGTTCACTTTTTCTCTCTGATGGCTGCTTCTGTTGACCGTTCTCAAATTCAACAATATCTCCTAGATTTAGGTTTTGATCAGGTCGGCTTTACCCCAGCCACATCAACCCCTGAAGAGGTGGAAGGGTTGCGTCTATGGTTAAAGGCAGGATATCAGGCGGATCTGGCTTGGATGGATAATCCTAAACGTCAGGATATTCGCCTAGTTATGCCAGAAGTGCGATCGCTTATTTGTGTTGCCATTAACTATTATACACCACATCAACATAAACATGAGCCACAATATGCCAAAATCTCTCGCTATGGCTGGGGACGAGATTATCACCGCATTTTGCATAAGAAATTAAAGCAGTTTTGTCAGTGGTTAAAACAGCAGGGTGAACATATCGAAGCCCGCTATTATGCTGATACCGGACCGATTCAGGATAAGTTATGGGCGCAACGGGCGGGGTTGGGTTGGATTGCTAAAAATGGGAATCTCATTACTAGAAATTACGGTTCTTGGGTGTTTCTGGGAGAGGTGTTAACTAATTTGGTCTTAGAGTACGATCGCCCCCATACAGAACATTGTGGCACTTGTACTCGCTGTTTGTCAGCCTGCCCGACTAATGCGATCGCTCAACCTTTTGTCGTAGACGCAAACCGCTGTATTGCTTATCATACCATAGAAAACCGAGCCGAAACCTTGCCCCCAGAAATAGCAACCAATCTTCATAATTGGGTGGCAGGT includes:
- a CDS encoding RNA-guided endonuclease InsQ/TnpB family protein, which produces MPYKAFRTKLKLNDRHRTLMAKHAGYARFVFNWGLHLWMSAYEEGLKPNVNSIKKVFTHYVKPQYPWMSELSSKVDQYAFINLGDAFKRFFKGISSYPKFKKKGHHDSFTLDNSGKPFKLSGTRHKLPFVGWVSTFEALPPSLVKKVTITRQAGDWYMSFFVEIRPEITPKFRERIGVDLGINNLATCSDGTQFSNPKAYKAATKKLARLQRHLSRKVKGSKNRAKCLLKVQKLHQRVANIRRDTIHKITTFLAKNHSQVVIEDLNVSGMLKNHCLAGSIADASFYEFRRQLGDKAERYGSKLIIADRFYPSSQLCSNCGYRQKMPLVRRTFECPNCGLKIDRDLNASINLEKSPGSDDYTCGRGAADSPGRSQK
- a CDS encoding SpoIIE family protein phosphatase; the protein is MSRGEGRKLKLMVVDDEPDNLDLLFRTFRRDFKVHKADSALTALEILDQEGEMAIIISDQRMPEMNGTEFLGKTVERFPDTIRILLTGYTDVEDLVEAINSGQVFKYITKPWNPEELRTVVQQASETYKFFKQRTNALRRSLKRERLYNDVVIALRESLDYASMLQTIADTVGETFEAFACKVKPIESGSLSEQEFSYQGESHPEPENTIALMQAAVETRQTQIPGCQGDDSISQIVVPLTYQHDLLAVLAVYRHAADQPWSEEDIQLLEVVSEQASLALSQARLYQRTLELAEQMQSELKVARQIQMNLLRQSWPEFDNLKLQACCYPAREVGGDFFEVYIHSMGDIWVALGDVSGKGVPAALFMASAISVLRRELSQDTSPEPEQVMHNLNSILSDDLIGNNHFITMVLARYTPATGEISYANAGHIYPLIWDHRTLQQQNLNGHGNVTVEPIFLKERGIPLGILPVWRGNVGSRVLSPGDVFLLTSDGITEATVLQQGNDGNSARAMLQQEGLWQLLKQQTSLLNLEALLASIREQNPVQEDDQTILSLEVVSTDDH
- a CDS encoding ATP-binding protein, which codes for MITELQVPSDIRFLEVVEHWLLSSLEVQLGDSVDWPRQSNRFRLVLAEAYSNVIRHAHRDQPELPVIIRLELDQGDIRLEIWDQGKGYQMSDYEPPLPEDKPVHGYGWLIMKRLMDRVDYKLETDGRNCLELQASLGSKESSS
- the queG gene encoding tRNA epoxyqueuosine(34) reductase QueG, coding for MAASVDRSQIQQYLLDLGFDQVGFTPATSTPEEVEGLRLWLKAGYQADLAWMDNPKRQDIRLVMPEVRSLICVAINYYTPHQHKHEPQYAKISRYGWGRDYHRILHKKLKQFCQWLKQQGEHIEARYYADTGPIQDKLWAQRAGLGWIAKNGNLITRNYGSWVFLGEVLTNLVLEYDRPHTEHCGTCTRCLSACPTNAIAQPFVVDANRCIAYHTIENRAETLPPEIATNLHNWVAGCDICQDVCPWNQRFAKPTKEAAFNPYPENLAPTLEELATISDETWSERFTASALRRIKPYMWRRNAQANMKS